In Chloroflexota bacterium, a single genomic region encodes these proteins:
- a CDS encoding cyclic nucleotide-binding domain-containing protein, whose protein sequence is MASKHDLRQIPFFNELDDTVLDAISRRLQREHYHKGAIVFAEDEPGDCMYIIESGQVKVVSEKSGREKIYNYLGPGNFFGEMALLLAEKRSATVRVVIDADLLVLRQHDLEELLQQHPAIALMMTRELGRRLGKSQQTPVLREEFNIVATVGRAAPTLARYLAQVTGEPVTVLDLGGLANVTLSQGMLARANVTLIRDAQLDTETLAGYLSRLVEQFYWVLLCVSPYETPLTLKAMELADITVQVGDDEPAWLRNVAPKGLWHADSSDKAIQRLARRIAQRVVGIALSSGNARGMAHIGVLKVLEEEGIPIDLIAGTSAGAVFGSLYAAGRSFDEIFAFADDVRNKYNFMTGFRFWDFRIPPRSGLIKGDMVLGYFRQMLGNKTFDDLTVPMYIIACDLISGEEIVFDRGPVAEAVRASMSVIGVLEPASVAGRFLIDGGSVNPVPTQLLADRGANIILASSVIPSLEDRLHRRELKREGKLPNFLGIIMGAQEIMESEIIRTRMGPVDVLISPNIARYGTFEYDKVRELIQRGEEAARAQLPTIRQLFAPRPRKPMNA, encoded by the coding sequence ATGGCTAGTAAACACGACCTGCGGCAGATTCCCTTTTTCAACGAACTAGATGATACTGTCCTGGACGCAATTTCGCGGCGTCTCCAGCGTGAGCATTATCACAAAGGCGCGATCGTCTTTGCGGAAGACGAACCGGGCGATTGTATGTACATCATCGAGAGTGGGCAGGTCAAGGTTGTCTCCGAGAAAAGCGGGCGCGAAAAAATTTACAACTATCTCGGTCCCGGCAATTTCTTCGGCGAGATGGCGCTGCTGCTCGCCGAAAAGCGTTCGGCGACCGTGCGCGTGGTGATTGACGCGGATTTGCTTGTGCTGCGGCAGCACGATCTCGAAGAGTTATTGCAACAACACCCCGCCATCGCGTTGATGATGACGCGCGAACTGGGTCGCCGCTTGGGCAAGTCGCAGCAAACGCCCGTGTTGCGCGAAGAGTTCAACATCGTTGCGACGGTGGGACGCGCCGCGCCTACGCTCGCGCGTTACCTTGCCCAGGTGACCGGCGAACCCGTGACCGTGCTCGACCTGGGTGGACTGGCGAATGTGACCTTAAGCCAGGGCATGTTGGCGCGCGCGAATGTGACGCTCATCCGCGACGCGCAACTCGATACCGAAACCTTGGCGGGATACCTGAGCCGCCTCGTCGAGCAATTTTATTGGGTGTTATTGTGCGTCTCGCCATACGAAACCCCGCTCACGCTCAAGGCGATGGAATTGGCGGACATTACGGTCCAGGTTGGCGATGACGAACCGGCGTGGTTGCGTAATGTCGCGCCGAAAGGGTTGTGGCACGCGGATTCGAGCGACAAGGCGATTCAGCGACTTGCGCGGCGTATCGCGCAACGCGTGGTCGGCATCGCGCTTTCCAGCGGCAACGCGCGCGGCATGGCGCATATCGGCGTGCTCAAAGTGCTCGAAGAAGAAGGCATCCCGATTGACCTGATCGCCGGCACCAGCGCCGGCGCCGTGTTCGGCTCGCTCTACGCGGCGGGACGCTCGTTCGACGAGATTTTCGCGTTCGCCGACGATGTGCGGAACAAGTACAATTTTATGACTGGCTTTCGCTTTTGGGATTTTCGCATCCCGCCGCGCTCCGGTTTGATCAAAGGCGATATGGTTCTCGGTTATTTCCGCCAAATGCTCGGCAACAAAACATTTGACGATTTGACTGTCCCTATGTATATTATTGCGTGCGACTTGATTTCTGGCGAAGAGATTGTGTTTGATCGAGGACCCGTGGCGGAAGCCGTCCGCGCAAGCATGAGCGTGATCGGCGTGCTCGAACCGGCGTCGGTAGCGGGACGCTTCTTGATTGACGGCGGCTCGGTCAATCCCGTGCCGACGCAATTGCTTGCCGATCGCGGCGCGAACATCATCTTGGCGAGTAGCGTCATTCCCAGTCTCGAAGACCGATTGCATCGCCGCGAACTCAAGCGCGAAGGGAAACTGCCCAACTTTCTCGGCATCATCATGGGCGCGCAAGAAATAATGGAGAGCGAGATCATCCGCACGCGGATGGGTCCGGTAGATGTGCTCATCTCGCCCAACATTGCGCGCTATGGCACGTTCGAATATGACAAAGTCCGCGAATTGATCCAACGCGGTGAAGAAGCCGCGCGCGCACAGCTACCCACCATCCGGCAATTGTTCGCGCCGCGTCCACGCAAACCGATGAATGCATAA
- a CDS encoding tetratricopeptide repeat protein encodes MPVSLAEKIARVGKQVEGERRNVTVLFADLSGYTSISERLDPEQVYELIDSTLRAFTEEIYKHEGTLDKVMGDGLMALFGAPIAHEDDSARAVRTAFGMQDALRRINADLESRLGITLQVRIGLNAGLVVVGSIGSDLRMEYTALGDTVNVASRLQNAGEPGTILVSRAVYEPTNPLFEYRELGAIRVKNRVEPVEIFEAVAPRKHEGRVRGIPGLSAPMVGRRAEFAQVRQAVDALVEEGMGRLVLATGNAGIGKSRLTTELKAHLVDQHVTVLEGACLAYGQPAYGMFIRLLKMYFGIADDDSEQVVREKIERTANEYLLPEQSRADILPYIEHLFSIRVLEKEMAARIRHLAPPQLQQQTFLAIRELLIARARYRPLVLIFEDVHWIDPVSLDLLVFINNVIERSPVVIYCNSRPTEGTAAPRLEKLGTQSYAAQFLHLPLMPLSHADSVELVDLLLTIHELPERLRQIILQRAEGNPFYLEEIIRMLIDRGIIRREEDRWQIVPGAAVDDVQVPTTLQGLIMTRVDALSEGARQAAQCAAVIGRDFGLRLLSSTLEDARNLADQVGELEERALVSRIGADGDVHYRFNHILIQETVYASLLVRRREFLHHKIAEGIEAQFKERLDEHTEELAFHYYESKDYDRALPCLIRAGSHAAERFANDQALKQFRFAVECLGKTNPTTTQKIDLYNGLGSVQTFTADYDGATTSYLIALEMNRALTRTVEAQRQSAEIMREIGRVCERRGDYAEALRWLNNALGELEHLDRQVPERVRIYNDIGWVQYRLGAFDQAYEWRMKSLQIVEGTDNYSEMASTYNGLAVLFSRKGDWERAAAYVEKGLHLRESIGDLTGVTNSHNNLGNIALGQGDWDRALIHFERTLDVRQKTGDTRGIAQVNNNLGLVYREKGDHPRARDNFAGALASAEKIKDGNLCCLALNNLAHVFILQQEFDRALEQLKRSLDIATEIGHKENRVEALWLTGEAYLGKDMLDEAYQAAADARTLAAEIGSRVNEGQALRVLGKVARVQGAYDVAVDYLQRSLDVLTKLNNPIELARTRYQLGLVLRARLDLDGAHAAFTDALATFERLGAQAEAARTRAELDELKNQA; translated from the coding sequence ATGCCGGTTTCGCTTGCGGAAAAAATCGCGCGCGTCGGCAAGCAGGTCGAAGGTGAACGCCGGAATGTCACGGTCCTGTTCGCAGACCTGAGCGGCTATACCTCCATCTCCGAACGACTTGATCCCGAGCAAGTATACGAGTTGATTGACAGTACTCTGCGCGCGTTCACCGAGGAAATCTATAAACACGAGGGTACGCTCGACAAAGTGATGGGCGATGGATTGATGGCACTGTTTGGCGCGCCCATCGCGCATGAAGATGACTCGGCGCGCGCGGTGCGTACCGCATTTGGAATGCAAGACGCGTTGCGGCGAATCAATGCCGACCTCGAATCGCGTTTGGGGATTACGCTTCAAGTCCGGATCGGTCTCAATGCCGGGCTAGTCGTTGTCGGCAGCATCGGTTCGGATCTGCGCATGGAGTATACCGCGCTCGGCGATACGGTGAACGTCGCGTCGCGTTTGCAGAATGCGGGAGAGCCAGGCACGATTCTGGTTAGTCGTGCGGTTTACGAACCGACTAATCCATTGTTCGAGTACCGCGAGCTGGGCGCGATTCGCGTTAAGAATCGTGTCGAGCCAGTTGAGATTTTCGAAGCCGTCGCGCCGCGCAAACACGAAGGTCGTGTGCGTGGAATTCCTGGCTTGAGCGCGCCAATGGTTGGGCGTCGCGCCGAATTCGCGCAAGTTCGTCAAGCCGTTGATGCGCTCGTTGAAGAGGGTATGGGGCGGCTCGTTCTAGCAACCGGCAACGCCGGCATTGGAAAATCGCGCTTGACTACGGAACTCAAAGCACATCTCGTTGACCAACATGTGACAGTGCTCGAAGGCGCGTGTCTCGCTTACGGGCAACCTGCATACGGAATGTTTATCCGTTTGCTCAAAATGTACTTTGGTATCGCTGACGATGATTCCGAGCAAGTGGTGCGCGAAAAAATCGAACGCACCGCGAACGAATATTTGTTGCCCGAACAATCACGCGCCGACATCTTGCCGTACATCGAGCATCTCTTTTCGATTCGTGTTCTCGAAAAAGAAATGGCGGCGCGCATCCGCCATCTCGCACCGCCCCAGTTACAACAGCAAACCTTTCTCGCGATTCGCGAATTGCTCATCGCACGCGCGCGGTATCGCCCGCTCGTGCTCATTTTCGAAGACGTGCATTGGATTGATCCGGTTTCGCTCGACTTGCTAGTTTTTATTAATAATGTGATTGAGCGCAGCCCGGTCGTTATCTATTGCAACTCGCGTCCAACTGAAGGTACGGCTGCGCCGCGCTTGGAGAAACTTGGCACGCAGTCGTATGCGGCGCAATTTCTGCATCTTCCCCTGATGCCCCTCTCACATGCGGACAGCGTCGAGTTAGTTGACTTACTTTTGACTATTCACGAATTGCCCGAACGGCTTCGGCAAATTATTCTGCAACGCGCCGAAGGAAATCCATTCTACCTCGAAGAGATCATTCGCATGTTGATTGATCGCGGCATCATTCGGCGCGAGGAGGATCGTTGGCAGATTGTGCCGGGCGCGGCTGTGGACGACGTTCAAGTACCGACCACTTTGCAAGGTTTGATTATGACGCGCGTGGACGCGTTGAGCGAGGGCGCGCGGCAAGCGGCGCAGTGTGCTGCCGTGATCGGGCGTGATTTTGGACTGCGCTTGCTTTCGAGCACCTTGGAGGATGCGCGTAACCTTGCCGACCAAGTGGGTGAGTTGGAAGAACGCGCGTTGGTCAGTCGCATCGGTGCGGATGGCGACGTGCATTATCGTTTCAATCACATCTTGATTCAAGAGACGGTCTATGCTAGTCTCTTGGTGCGGCGACGTGAGTTTCTGCATCACAAAATCGCGGAAGGGATTGAAGCGCAATTTAAAGAGCGTCTCGACGAGCACACGGAAGAGCTGGCGTTTCACTATTACGAAAGCAAGGATTACGATCGCGCATTGCCGTGTCTGATTCGCGCGGGGAGTCATGCCGCAGAGCGATTTGCGAACGATCAGGCGCTTAAGCAGTTCCGCTTTGCCGTCGAATGTTTGGGTAAAACCAATCCAACTACAACCCAGAAGATTGACCTGTACAATGGACTCGGTTCCGTCCAAACTTTTACAGCGGACTATGACGGCGCGACGACTTCGTATTTGATTGCGCTCGAAATGAATCGCGCCCTCACGCGCACGGTCGAAGCGCAGCGCCAAAGCGCCGAGATTATGCGCGAAATCGGACGCGTGTGTGAGCGCCGCGGGGATTATGCCGAAGCGTTGCGTTGGCTCAACAACGCCTTGGGCGAATTGGAACATCTGGATCGTCAAGTGCCGGAGCGCGTGCGTATTTACAATGATATTGGCTGGGTACAATATCGTCTCGGCGCATTTGATCAAGCGTACGAGTGGCGAATGAAAAGTCTGCAGATCGTTGAAGGCACCGACAATTACAGCGAGATGGCATCCACATATAACGGACTGGCTGTCCTCTTCAGCCGCAAGGGTGATTGGGAACGCGCGGCGGCGTACGTTGAAAAAGGGTTGCACTTGCGCGAGTCCATCGGCGATCTGACTGGTGTCACCAACTCACACAACAACCTGGGTAACATCGCGCTCGGTCAAGGCGATTGGGATCGCGCGTTGATACATTTTGAGCGTACCCTCGATGTCCGGCAAAAGACCGGCGACACGCGTGGCATCGCCCAAGTCAACAATAACCTGGGTCTGGTCTATCGCGAAAAAGGAGACCATCCCCGCGCGCGCGACAATTTCGCGGGTGCGTTGGCAAGCGCCGAGAAAATCAAGGATGGCAACCTATGTTGTCTCGCACTTAATAACCTTGCGCACGTTTTCATTCTGCAGCAAGAGTTTGATCGGGCGTTGGAACAGCTCAAACGTAGTCTTGACATTGCGACTGAAATCGGGCATAAAGAGAATCGTGTGGAAGCGTTGTGGCTGACCGGCGAGGCATATCTCGGCAAAGATATGCTTGACGAAGCGTATCAAGCCGCCGCCGACGCGCGTACCCTTGCCGCCGAGATTGGCAGTCGCGTGAACGAAGGTCAAGCGCTGCGCGTCCTGGGTAAAGTGGCGCGCGTCCAAGGCGCGTATGACGTGGCGGTGGACTATTTGCAACGTAGTTTGGACGTGCTGACCAAGCTCAACAATCCCATCGAACTCGCGCGGACACGGTATCAACTCGGTCTCGTCTTGCGCGCGCGTCTTGATTTAGACGGCGCGCACGCCGCGTTCACCGATGCGTTGGCGACGTTCGAACGATTGGGCGCGCAAGCGGAAGCCGCACGGACACGCGCCGAACTCGATGAATTGAAGAACCAGGCATAA